Proteins encoded in a region of the Lepeophtheirus salmonis chromosome 6, UVic_Lsal_1.4, whole genome shotgun sequence genome:
- the LOC121119166 gene encoding membrane-associated progesterone receptor component 1 yields MSSAPPSFTQSEDPEEMSYSTWMILHLTDPIKVTCILLILWLIKKIFRREDSPLHPIPVDIPEFSLLKKQDFTIEQLKEYDGTKEDGRILIAVNRKVYDVTKGRHFYGKDGPYGNLAGHDASRALAKFEVNNVSDEYDDLSDLGQEDMDEIREWDTQFSEKYIYIGKLLKPGEEPTIYSDEDDDDEDDESSASTSVPSKESKKKN; encoded by the exons ATGTCCTCAGCTCCCCCTTCTTTCACTCAATCAGAGGATCCAGAGGAAATGTCATACAG caCTTGGATGATATTACACTTAACGGATCCAATCAAAGTTACTTgcatattacttattttatggctcattaagaaaatatttcgaAGAGAagatt cTCCATTACATCCCATCCCGGTGGATATACCTGAAttttctcttctaaaaaaacaagatttcaCAATTGAACAGCTCAAAGAGTATGATGGAACCAAAGAGGACGGCCGAATACTCATTGCTGTAAATCGTAAAGTATACGATGTCACAAAAGGACGTCACTTCTATGGAAAgg ATGGCCCCTATGGTAATTTGGCCGGCCATGATGCATCACGAGCTCTCGCCAAATTTGAAGTTAACAATGTATCAGATGAATATGATGATTTGTCTGACCTCGGACAAGAAGACATGGATGAAATCCGTGAGTGGGATACacaattttctgaaaagtaCATCTATATAGGGAAACTATTGAAGCCCGGTGAGGAACCTACGATTTATTCAGACGAGGACGATGATGATGAAGATGATGAGTCGTCGGCGTCCACTTCCGTCCCAAGTAAAGagtctaaaaagaaaaattaa